The following coding sequences lie in one Phaenicophaeus curvirostris isolate KB17595 chromosome 5, BPBGC_Pcur_1.0, whole genome shotgun sequence genomic window:
- the ASCL3 gene encoding achaete-scute homolog 3: protein MDSKIYRNLMDKLSVCTETQPIQLARPFCADPVVAFHVYPETPNQVTCSEDLSFLPFMSEHLIAENFYGEPCTFPYQVPNPSYRRSEYSYGPAFIRKRNERERQRVKCVNEGYAKLRHHLPKEYLEKRLSKVETLRAAIKYITYLQSVLHSDSMVTERNVMEPSQAPKAINKQNQFLNTI, encoded by the coding sequence ATGGATAGCAAAATCTACCGTAACCTCATGGACAAGTTGTCTGTCTGTACTGAGACTCAGCCCATACAGCTGGCTAGGCCCTTCTGTGCTGACCCAGTGGTCGCGTTTCATGTGTACCCAGAAACACCAAACCAGGTCACTTGCTCTGAAGATTTGTCATTCCTTCCTTTCATGTCTGAGCATCTCATCGCAGAAAACTTCTACGGTGAACCCTGCACCTTTCCCTACCAAGTGCCCAATCCCAGTTACCGCAGAAGTGAGTACTCCTATGGGCCAGCTTTCATCAGAAAGAGGAATGAGAGGGAAAGACAGAGGGTTAAATGTGTCAATGAAGGCTATGCTAAACTGAGGCATCACCTACCTAAGGAATACTTGGAGAAACGGCTCAGCAAAGTAGAGACACTCCGTGCTGCCATAAAATACATTACCTACCTCCAGTCAGTTCTGCACAGTGATTCTATGGTGACAGAAAGAAATGTCATGGAGCCAAGCCAAGCACCTAAAGCAattaacaaacaaaaccagttctTGAATACGATCTAA
- the C5H11orf16 gene encoding uncharacterized protein C11orf16 homolog has translation MACSEGFLPMGHKYCSAMPALDKFSCSSVIPAVNPCCRSPFGVHPAWIAEHLTPWRCQCNPLCNPSPRPAWKRLSTSGRSVCLDSNVPVLVRGEQDGFYYRGTVKEEIEGERGMFLVEFAKPLVSRGRHPVCEQKTAKDDILEYVNGMKHSLLPGDKVLAPWEPEMARYGPGTVLMGIETRDPLRASENEEIVVQFWNDKKVKLPCDVALWIPPSLWERIVEMIHMPFTSRVKPRESPNTNSCIFSCSPKPAPIPLCAVHSLAKHYLLCSPCWPHFHYHCDGICCLSAYVRCICCCHPCVDAWWPLPSRSLVFQRETEEAESISEPSPHLLELEGPNQEETAAVAASSPSSDSEGDPAPFSTKSTVVDSAVNTDSSCLEKPRLKNSARPEGKYWKRRHHKFHPSNSGLSNPSSTCTEGKQKSKAISIVDRSSAALTNQHAEFETIEQSPRGQLSMKGFPRDQDCEPSFVIR, from the exons ATGGCTTGTTCAGAAGGTTTCCTGCCTATGGGTCACAAATATTGCAGTGCAATGCCAGCTCTGGACAAGTTCTCGTGCTCCAGTGTCATACCTGCTGTTAACCCCTGCTGCAGGAGCCCTTTTGGAGTGCATCCTGCCTGGATTGCTGAACACCTCACCCCTTGGAG gTGCCAGTGTAATCCACTGTGTAATCCCTCTCCGCGCCCTGCATGGAAGAGGCTGAGCACATCAGGGAGATCAGTGTGCTTAGACAGCAACGTCCCTGTGCTGGTGAGAGGAGAACAAGATGGGTTTTATTACCGAGGTACAGTAAAGGAGGAGATAGAG GGTGAAAGAGGCATGTTCCTGGTAGAGTTTGCCAAACCACTTGTGTCACGTGGAAGGCATCCAGTGTGtgagcagaaaacagcaaaggaTGACATCCTGGAATATGTAAACGGGATGAAACACTCCTTACTCCCTGGAGACAAAGTACTGGCACCCTGGGAGCCAGAAATGGCCAGGTATGGCCCCGGAACCGTCCTCATGGGCATTGAGACGAGGGACCCCTTACGAG cctcagaaaatgaagaaattgtcgtccagttctggaatgaCAAGAAAGTGAAACTTCCATGTGATGTGGCTCTGTGGATCCCTCCCAGCCTGTGGGAGAGGATTGTAGAGATGATCCACATGCCCTTCACCAGCAGGGTGAAGCCCAGAGAAAGTCCAAACACTAACTcttgtattttttcctgcagtccTAAACCAGCCCCGATTCCTCTTTGTGCTGTACATAGCCTTGCCAAGCACTACTTGCTCTGCTCACCTTGCTGGCCCCATTTCCACTATCACTGTGATGGTATATGCTGTTTGTCAGCATACGTACGGTGCATCTGCTGCTGCCATCCCTGTGTTGATGCCTGGTGGCCTCTTCCGTCCAGGTCTCTGGTCTTTCAGAGAGAAACTGAAGAGGCAGAGTCTATTAGTGAGCCCTCTCCACACCTTCTAGAACTGGAAGGCCCAAACCAAGAAGAAACGGCAGCTGTGGCAgcatcttctccctcttctgaTTCCGAGGGGGACCCAGCGCCATTCTCCACTAAGAGTACTGTGGTGGACAGTGCTGTTAACACAGACTCCAGCTGTCTTGAGAAGCCCAGGCTAAAGAATTCTGCAAGACCAGAGGGGAAATACTGGAAAAGAAGGCACCACAAGTTCCATCCCAGTAATTCAG GACTGAGTAATCCTAGCAGCACATGTACAGAGGGCAAGCAGAAATCCAAAGCCATCTCCATTGTGGATAGGTCCAGCGCTGCCCTGACTAATCAACATGCAGAGTTTGAAACCATTGAGCAGTCACCCAGAGGGCAACTCTCAATGAAAGGTTTCCCAAGAGACCAAGATTGTGAGCCATCATTTGTAATAAGGTAA
- the AKIP1 gene encoding A-kinase-interacting protein 1 isoform X1: MERARAGRTAGLARAVLERARGRRPAAGPEEDSERLSAAFASIVNLMNQATRECEKYYSLVAACRCKEHEVKHICRYHGRQTREREPEFSKERTEASVAPSRAWTCQQHTRKPSEDIYIEVSPGTYSVTATSEDMVQQTHVVDVIAGQSVDLTFVL, encoded by the exons ATGGAGCGGGCGCGCGCGGGGCGGACGGCGGGGCTGGCGCGCGCCGTGCTGGAGCGGGCGAGGGGGCGGCGGCCGGCGGCGGGCCCG GAAGAAGATTCAGAGCGTCTCAGTGCAGCGTTTGCCTCCATTGTAAACTTGATGAATCAAGCCACAAGGGAATGCGAG AAGTACTATAGCCTTGTGGCAGCCTGTAGATGCAAAGAGCATGAAGTCAAACACATCTGCAGATATCATGGCAGGCAAACACGGGAAAGAGAGCCAGAGTTCTCCAAAGAA aggacTGAAGCCTCTGTAGCGCCCAGCCGAGCTTGGACTTGCCAGCAACAT ACCAGAAAACCTTCCGAAGACATCTACATTGAAGTTTCTCCTGGCACCTATTCTGTCACAGCAACCTCAGAGGACATGGTACAACAAACCCACGTGGTGGATGTCATCGCAGGACAAAGTGTTGATTTAACTTTTGTTCTGTGA
- the AKIP1 gene encoding A-kinase-interacting protein 1 isoform X2 — protein MERARAGRTAGLARAVLERARGRRPAAGPEEDSERLSAAFASIVNLMNQATRECERTEASVAPSRAWTCQQHTRKPSEDIYIEVSPGTYSVTATSEDMVQQTHVVDVIAGQSVDLTFVL, from the exons ATGGAGCGGGCGCGCGCGGGGCGGACGGCGGGGCTGGCGCGCGCCGTGCTGGAGCGGGCGAGGGGGCGGCGGCCGGCGGCGGGCCCG GAAGAAGATTCAGAGCGTCTCAGTGCAGCGTTTGCCTCCATTGTAAACTTGATGAATCAAGCCACAAGGGAATGCGAG aggacTGAAGCCTCTGTAGCGCCCAGCCGAGCTTGGACTTGCCAGCAACAT ACCAGAAAACCTTCCGAAGACATCTACATTGAAGTTTCTCCTGGCACCTATTCTGTCACAGCAACCTCAGAGGACATGGTACAACAAACCCACGTGGTGGATGTCATCGCAGGACAAAGTGTTGATTTAACTTTTGTTCTGTGA